A window of the Radiobacillus deserti genome harbors these coding sequences:
- a CDS encoding SGNH/GDSL hydrolase family protein: MLKLVCFGDSITARKEGLDTPMLTTKLAEQLDNFEVINAGVSGNNTVDAISRIENDVMKHKPDLVTVWFGANDAAFHKMVDLNTYKSNMYKITQMIKPERTILISPAPVDENVQFARSNDVLFDYASAVKQVAVDTGSHFVDCFSEMIACDDYPHILKGTRNDGLHFGDKGYDFLVHLLVEKIREASYLAELNRRSVD; encoded by the coding sequence ATGCTTAAGTTAGTATGTTTTGGGGACAGTATTACGGCTAGAAAAGAGGGATTAGATACGCCTATGTTAACAACAAAGTTAGCTGAGCAATTAGACAATTTTGAAGTTATAAATGCAGGTGTATCAGGAAATAACACTGTTGACGCTATATCTAGAATTGAGAATGATGTAATGAAACATAAGCCTGACTTAGTAACAGTGTGGTTTGGTGCTAATGATGCAGCTTTTCATAAAATGGTAGATTTAAATACATATAAAAGTAACATGTACAAAATCACTCAAATGATTAAACCTGAAAGAACCATTTTAATATCACCAGCGCCAGTTGATGAAAATGTCCAATTTGCTAGAAGCAATGATGTCTTATTCGACTATGCTTCTGCAGTAAAACAAGTGGCAGTTGATACTGGGAGCCATTTCGTTGATTGTTTTTCAGAAATGATAGCCTGTGATGACTATCCTCACATACTTAAAGGGACACGAAACGATGGACTTCATTTTGGAGACAAGGGTTATGATTTTCTTGTTCACCTGTTAGTTGAGAAGATTAGGGAAGCTAGTTATTTAGCTGAGCTAAATAGAAGGAGTGTAGATTAA